One window from the genome of Flavobacterium agricola encodes:
- the hisD gene encoding histidinol dehydrogenase, translating to MKTYINPQFSEWHGLTSRPTKEAQDLQKTVLDVFARIKIDKDQALIDFTEHFDKVKLKSLEVSSQEIEEAKALISDELKEAIQLAASNIEKFHAVQQEQVQVIETTKGVSCWREFRGIENVGIYIPGGTAPLFSTTLMLGIPAKLAGCVNTILCTPPNKEGKIHPTILYTANLIGIKKIYKVGGIQAIGALTFGTETIQKVDKIFGPGNQYVTAAKQVAQNFGVAIDMPAGPSEVLVIADKTSVPKYVAADLLSQAEHGIDSQVILLTTCEKTIKEIITEINTQLTVLPRAELARKALENSRGIVLNSIQECIAFSNLYAPEHLIFACEKAEDFIPKIINAGSVFLGNYSCESAGDYASGTNHTLPTNGYAKNYSGVSLDSFIKKITFQKISAEGIQNIGPAIELMAEAEELFAHKNAVTLRLNDLKQ from the coding sequence ATGAAAACATACATAAACCCACAATTTTCTGAATGGCACGGTTTAACTTCTCGGCCAACTAAAGAAGCTCAAGATTTACAAAAAACTGTTTTAGATGTTTTTGCTAGAATCAAAATTGATAAAGATCAAGCATTAATTGACTTTACCGAGCATTTTGATAAAGTTAAATTAAAATCTTTAGAAGTTTCTAGCCAAGAAATTGAAGAAGCAAAAGCTTTAATATCAGATGAATTAAAAGAAGCTATTCAATTAGCAGCTTCAAACATTGAAAAATTTCACGCAGTACAACAAGAACAGGTCCAGGTTATTGAAACAACAAAAGGAGTGAGTTGTTGGAGAGAATTTCGCGGAATTGAAAATGTTGGTATTTACATTCCTGGCGGAACAGCACCTTTATTCTCTACAACTTTAATGTTGGGAATACCTGCAAAATTGGCCGGATGCGTTAATACTATTTTGTGTACACCTCCAAATAAAGAAGGAAAAATTCATCCAACAATTTTGTATACGGCGAATTTAATCGGGATAAAAAAAATTTATAAGGTTGGTGGAATACAAGCTATTGGAGCCTTAACATTTGGAACAGAAACCATACAAAAAGTTGACAAGATTTTTGGTCCAGGAAACCAGTATGTAACTGCTGCAAAGCAAGTGGCACAAAACTTTGGAGTAGCTATTGATATGCCAGCTGGACCTAGTGAAGTTTTAGTTATTGCAGACAAAACATCAGTTCCTAAATACGTAGCTGCCGATTTATTATCTCAAGCTGAACACGGAATTGATTCACAAGTGATTTTATTAACAACGTGTGAAAAGACGATAAAAGAAATAATTACAGAAATAAATACGCAATTAACAGTTTTACCACGTGCTGAATTAGCTAGAAAAGCATTAGAAAACTCAAGAGGAATTGTTTTAAATTCGATTCAAGAATGTATTGCTTTTTCTAATTTATATGCTCCAGAACATTTAATTTTTGCATGTGAAAAGGCAGAAGATTTTATTCCAAAAATCATCAATGCAGGTTCAGTTTTCTTAGGAAACTATTCGTGTGAATCGGCTGGAGATTATGCCTCAGGAACCAATCACACACTGCCAACAAACGGATATGCAAAAAATTATTCAGGTGTTTCTTTAGATAGTTTTATAAAAAAAATCACTTTTCAAAAAATTTCTGCAGAAGGAATTCAAAACATCGGTCCTGCTATCGAATTAATGGCCGAAGCCGAAGAGTTATTTGCTCACAAAAACGCTGTAACATTACGTTTAAACGATTTAAAACAATGA
- the hisC gene encoding histidinol-phosphate transaminase encodes MNKFNLDSIIRRNVKAMKAYSSARDEYQEINADYIFLDANENPFNNGLNRYPDPLQHNVKSILSEIKNFSAIQILLGNGSDEVLDLIFRAFCEPNLDNVIAISPSYGMYEVLANLNAIEYRKSLLNQTDFQPNLEDVFSKIDEKTKMIFLCSPNNPTGQIIKKDAILKIVNRFTGLVIIDEAYIDFATESSWIEEINNYPNVIVTQTLSKAVGLAGIRLGILYASQNIVAVLNKIKPPYNINQLTQLKAIEVLSDYDNVVAATNRIIQQKEVLEQALTEIYFVKKIYPSDANFILIKVDDANKRYKQLVEKGIVIRNRNNDDLCENCLRITVGTEQENQKLIQTLKTLQF; translated from the coding sequence ATGAACAAATTTAATTTAGATAGTATTATTCGTCGCAACGTAAAAGCCATGAAAGCATATTCATCGGCACGTGACGAATATCAAGAAATAAATGCCGATTACATTTTCTTAGATGCTAACGAAAATCCGTTTAACAACGGCTTAAATCGTTACCCCGATCCTTTACAGCATAATGTGAAATCTATTTTAAGTGAGATTAAAAATTTTTCTGCAATTCAAATTTTATTAGGAAACGGCAGTGATGAGGTATTGGATTTAATTTTTCGTGCCTTTTGTGAACCTAATCTGGATAACGTAATTGCAATTTCACCTTCATACGGCATGTACGAGGTTTTAGCCAATTTAAATGCGATAGAATATCGCAAATCATTATTAAACCAAACAGATTTTCAACCAAATCTTGAAGATGTTTTCTCGAAAATTGATGAAAAAACTAAGATGATTTTCTTGTGTTCTCCTAATAATCCTACAGGACAAATCATCAAAAAAGATGCGATTTTAAAAATAGTCAATCGGTTTACTGGTTTAGTGATAATTGACGAAGCTTATATTGATTTTGCTACTGAATCATCTTGGATTGAAGAAATTAACAATTACCCAAATGTAATTGTTACACAAACCTTATCTAAAGCTGTTGGTTTGGCCGGAATTCGATTAGGAATTTTATATGCATCACAAAATATTGTAGCTGTTTTAAATAAAATTAAACCACCATATAACATCAATCAGTTAACGCAACTAAAAGCGATTGAGGTTTTAAGTGATTACGATAACGTTGTAGCAGCTACAAATAGAATTATTCAACAAAAGGAAGTTCTTGAACAAGCATTAACTGAAATTTATTTTGTTAAGAAAATCTATCCAAGCGATGCCAATTTTATTTTAATTAAAGTTGATGATGCGAATAAACGTTACAAGCAATTAGTTGAAAAAGGAATCGTCATCCGCAACCGAAACAACGATGATTTATGTGAAAATTGCTTACGCATAACTGTTGGAACGGAACAGGAAAATCAGAAATTAATACAAACCCTAAAAACATTACAATTTTGA